The following proteins come from a genomic window of Corallococcus sp. NCRR:
- a CDS encoding M4 family metallopeptidase produces the protein MTRRHRWLLAGLTFTLSACGAGGPDAEAPPAPSEARLGDLKSALGALPGAEVRGVHADGVPQFIQGELGTAGRPLSGASAWQAHALLEPTLLRVLPAFRLTAKDLVPKRIHTDELGNTHLRYTQTKGGLPVVNEELIVHLDAKGQVYAVNGTARDGEPLPAAARIAPEAASAAALAASPPGSRAEAPREVFVRPDPDAALVRAFEVVVSGQDADGMPLRDRVYVSAADGQEVLRAPEFHAARNRKVCSVGGPNSGTCRIEGQGATGDTAIDKTYDNLGLFYDCFQANFGRDSWNGMGAQLLAQVHYGTSYANAYFDGAKLVCGDGSLPQLGQPCEDPDIVVHEFMHGVTETTSDLIYSGESGALSESLSDIYAATCGSWASGTWSTATSVWHIAETAWTPGTSGDALRYMNDPAADGASVDYAPDLNSGTDVHYGSGVANLAFKLMATGGVHPRGKTLVNVPAIGVQAAAHIFWYANMNLFTRNTNLYAARTATRVAAQSLGYSTAVQDAVDAAWSAVGVGVTTTPSCTPLPNNTTVSLLSGSASSQKYYCFDVPANTPSTVSISSGTGDVDLYTRFAMAPTTQIYDCRPYLSGNNETCNLVARPTAGRQYILLRGYSAYSGVSLSVAW, from the coding sequence ATGACGCGAAGGCACCGCTGGCTCCTTGCCGGCCTGACGTTCACGCTGTCCGCATGTGGTGCGGGAGGACCTGACGCGGAAGCGCCTCCAGCGCCCTCCGAAGCCCGGCTGGGAGACCTGAAGTCGGCGCTGGGAGCGCTGCCCGGGGCGGAGGTGCGGGGAGTACACGCGGACGGCGTGCCCCAGTTCATCCAGGGGGAGCTCGGGACGGCGGGCCGGCCCCTCTCCGGTGCGAGCGCCTGGCAGGCGCACGCGCTCCTGGAGCCCACCCTGCTGCGCGTGCTGCCCGCCTTCCGGCTGACGGCGAAGGACCTGGTGCCCAAGCGCATCCACACGGACGAACTGGGCAACACCCACCTGCGCTACACGCAGACCAAGGGCGGGCTCCCGGTGGTGAACGAGGAGCTCATCGTCCACCTGGACGCGAAGGGTCAGGTGTACGCGGTGAACGGCACCGCGCGTGACGGAGAACCCCTGCCGGCCGCCGCGCGCATCGCTCCGGAGGCCGCGAGCGCGGCGGCGCTGGCGGCGTCCCCGCCGGGCAGCCGCGCGGAAGCCCCCCGCGAGGTCTTCGTCCGGCCGGATCCGGACGCGGCCCTGGTGCGCGCCTTCGAGGTGGTGGTGTCCGGACAGGACGCGGACGGCATGCCCCTGCGCGACCGCGTCTACGTGAGCGCGGCGGACGGCCAGGAGGTGCTGCGCGCGCCGGAGTTCCACGCCGCGCGCAACCGCAAGGTGTGCTCGGTGGGCGGCCCCAACAGCGGCACGTGCCGGATTGAAGGCCAGGGGGCCACCGGCGACACGGCCATCGACAAGACGTACGACAACCTGGGCCTCTTCTACGACTGCTTCCAGGCGAACTTCGGCCGTGACTCGTGGAACGGCATGGGCGCCCAGTTGCTGGCGCAGGTGCACTACGGCACCAGCTACGCGAACGCGTACTTCGACGGCGCGAAGCTCGTCTGCGGCGACGGCAGCCTGCCCCAGCTGGGCCAGCCGTGCGAGGACCCGGACATCGTCGTGCACGAGTTCATGCACGGCGTCACCGAGACCACGTCCGACCTCATCTACAGCGGCGAGTCCGGCGCGCTCAGCGAGTCCCTGTCGGACATCTACGCCGCCACCTGCGGCAGCTGGGCCTCGGGCACCTGGAGCACGGCGACGTCCGTGTGGCACATCGCGGAGACGGCCTGGACCCCCGGCACGTCCGGAGATGCCCTGCGCTACATGAACGACCCCGCGGCGGATGGCGCCTCCGTGGACTACGCCCCGGACCTGAACAGCGGCACGGACGTGCACTACGGCTCCGGCGTGGCCAACCTGGCGTTCAAGCTGATGGCCACCGGAGGCGTGCACCCACGAGGCAAGACGCTGGTGAACGTGCCGGCCATCGGCGTGCAGGCCGCGGCCCACATCTTCTGGTACGCCAACATGAACCTCTTCACCCGCAACACCAACCTCTACGCGGCCAGGACGGCGACGCGGGTGGCGGCGCAGAGCCTGGGCTACAGCACCGCCGTCCAGGACGCGGTGGATGCGGCGTGGAGCGCGGTGGGCGTGGGCGTCACGACGACGCCCTCCTGCACTCCGCTGCCCAACAACACCACGGTGTCGCTCCTCTCCGGCAGCGCCTCGTCGCAGAAGTACTACTGCTTCGACGTGCCGGCGAACACGCCCTCCACGGTGTCCATCTCCAGCGGCACGGGGGACGTGGACCTCTACACGCGCTTCGCCATGGCGCCCACGACGCAGATCTATGACTGCCGCCCCTACCTGTCGGGGAACAACGAGACGTGCAACCTGGTGGCTCGGCCCACCGCGGGCCGGCAGTACATCCTGCTGCGGGGCTACAGCGCCTACAGCGGCGTGAGCCTCTCCGTGGCCTGGTGA
- a CDS encoding DUF2378 family protein, giving the protein MRDERVIFSSSVDSLYRKVLAPSLTPELVDRLRARGMNLHAPLLAAYPLAVWVDCLADTARTLHPDQTVEQGRRLMGRRMVEGYAQTLVGGAVLTLARVVGPMRSLERMQHNFRSGNNYTETRLTVLGPAQADLWFNEPEALEGFVDGVLEEGMLRVGVQGLTLHRTRHSPDSATYHLEWADRSA; this is encoded by the coding sequence ATGAGGGACGAGCGCGTCATCTTCAGCAGCAGCGTGGACAGCCTGTATCGCAAGGTGCTGGCCCCCTCCCTGACGCCCGAGCTGGTGGACCGGCTGCGCGCGCGGGGGATGAACCTCCACGCCCCGCTGCTCGCCGCGTACCCGCTGGCCGTCTGGGTGGACTGCCTGGCGGACACGGCCCGCACGCTCCACCCCGACCAGACGGTGGAGCAGGGCCGGCGCCTGATGGGCCGGCGGATGGTGGAGGGCTACGCGCAGACGCTGGTGGGCGGCGCGGTCCTCACGCTGGCGCGCGTGGTGGGGCCCATGCGCTCGCTCGAGCGGATGCAGCACAACTTCCGCAGCGGCAACAACTACACGGAGACGCGGCTCACCGTGCTGGGCCCCGCCCAGGCGGACCTCTGGTTCAACGAACCGGAGGCCCTGGAGGGCTTCGTGGACGGCGTGCTGGAAGAAGGGATGTTGCGCGTGGGGGTCCAGGGCCTCACCCTGCACCGCACCCGCCACTCACCTGATTCCGCCACCTATCACCTGGAGTGGGCCGACCGGTCCGCCTGA
- a CDS encoding glycosyl hydrolase family 18 protein, which translates to MRRPSKEWWLVAVVLAVLTGLVLATRPRAPRAPTEAGIQGAATTWIYQEQLESPWLDYSWAQHSLSATDPVASGAHAISVTLGPWEALYFAHPGLDVAPGDTLVLKVHGGSEGEGAAVRVRAVVGDAQPVGLPLGPTCEGGAIHAGRWSTCRVPLALLLPEGQTRITGLWLQEDNGNTLPPLFFDDLGVEHSEAPPEDVRVTVSPPDAVLAPGGSRAFTATVSGSDDTSVDWSVEPPGAGGVITVDGVYTAPSEPGTYHVVARSRAAPEQVARAAIHVRTEGMPGEGKWVSGYYTGWNTDLYPPEKVDFSAITHLMVGRATPRADGTLNTQFDNDQGPEIARALSKRAHEAGRKAIIMVGGAGEHDGWVGAASDANRATFVRSLLQAVDDFGYDGLDLDWEPVEKEDQPKLLALVQALRAERPELVLTFPLHWINTNFPQDADPWFARLAPYLDQVNVMSYEMIGPWEGWHSWHTSALRGETPEHPTSVASTLDLWVKAGIPKEKLGLGIPFYGMAWRHITGPGQPFTGGSDYVGGDNVFTYKKVLALSEKGTEQWDDAARASYVTFAQDACVEDGTVRWISHESPRSIAEKGQFAKEEGYGGVIIWTVNQGCTDPETGANPLLDAVRDAFLE; encoded by the coding sequence ATGCGCAGACCTTCGAAGGAGTGGTGGCTCGTTGCCGTGGTCCTCGCGGTGCTCACGGGGCTGGTCCTGGCGACCCGCCCCCGAGCGCCGCGAGCGCCCACCGAAGCGGGCATCCAGGGCGCGGCCACGACGTGGATCTACCAGGAGCAGTTGGAGTCGCCGTGGCTGGACTACTCCTGGGCCCAGCACTCGCTGAGCGCCACCGACCCCGTGGCCTCCGGTGCCCACGCCATCTCCGTGACGCTGGGGCCGTGGGAGGCGCTGTACTTCGCGCACCCTGGCCTGGACGTGGCGCCCGGGGACACGCTGGTGCTGAAGGTGCACGGCGGCAGCGAGGGAGAGGGCGCGGCGGTGCGCGTGCGCGCCGTCGTGGGTGACGCGCAGCCAGTGGGACTCCCCCTGGGGCCCACGTGCGAGGGCGGCGCCATCCACGCCGGGCGCTGGAGCACGTGCCGGGTGCCGCTCGCGTTGCTGCTTCCCGAGGGGCAGACCCGCATCACGGGCCTGTGGCTCCAGGAGGACAACGGGAACACGCTGCCGCCCCTCTTCTTCGACGACCTTGGCGTGGAGCACTCGGAAGCGCCTCCGGAAGACGTGCGCGTCACCGTGAGCCCGCCGGACGCGGTGCTGGCCCCGGGCGGCTCACGCGCCTTCACCGCCACCGTGAGCGGGAGTGATGACACCTCGGTGGACTGGAGCGTCGAGCCGCCCGGGGCGGGAGGCGTCATCACCGTCGATGGCGTCTATACGGCGCCGTCCGAGCCGGGCACGTACCACGTGGTGGCCCGCAGCCGCGCGGCCCCGGAGCAGGTGGCGCGCGCCGCCATCCACGTCCGGACCGAGGGCATGCCCGGAGAGGGCAAGTGGGTGTCCGGCTATTACACCGGATGGAACACGGACCTCTACCCGCCGGAGAAGGTGGACTTCAGCGCCATCACGCACCTGATGGTCGGCCGCGCCACCCCCCGAGCGGATGGCACGCTCAACACGCAGTTCGACAACGACCAGGGGCCGGAGATCGCCCGCGCGCTGTCGAAGCGCGCGCACGAGGCGGGCCGCAAGGCGATCATCATGGTGGGCGGCGCCGGTGAGCACGACGGCTGGGTGGGCGCCGCGTCCGACGCGAACCGCGCGACGTTCGTCCGCTCGCTGCTCCAGGCGGTAGACGACTTCGGCTACGACGGACTGGATCTGGACTGGGAGCCCGTGGAGAAGGAGGACCAGCCGAAGCTGCTGGCGCTGGTGCAGGCCCTGCGTGCCGAGCGTCCGGAGTTGGTCCTCACCTTCCCCCTCCACTGGATCAACACCAACTTCCCGCAGGACGCGGATCCCTGGTTCGCGCGGCTCGCGCCGTACCTGGATCAGGTGAACGTCATGTCCTACGAGATGATTGGCCCATGGGAGGGCTGGCACTCCTGGCACACGTCCGCGCTGCGAGGCGAGACACCCGAGCACCCCACGTCCGTCGCGTCCACCCTGGACCTGTGGGTGAAGGCCGGCATCCCCAAGGAGAAGCTGGGCCTGGGCATCCCCTTCTATGGCATGGCGTGGCGCCACATCACCGGCCCGGGCCAGCCCTTCACGGGCGGGTCCGACTATGTCGGCGGAGACAACGTCTTCACGTACAAGAAGGTGCTCGCGCTGTCGGAGAAGGGCACGGAGCAGTGGGACGACGCGGCCCGTGCCTCCTACGTCACCTTCGCGCAGGACGCGTGCGTGGAGGACGGGACGGTGCGGTGGATCTCCCACGAGAGCCCCCGCTCCATCGCGGAGAAGGGCCAGTTCGCGAAGGAGGAGGGTTACGGCGGCGTCATCATCTGGACGGTCAACCAGGGCTGCACCGATCCAGAGACCGGTGCCAACCCGTTGCTGGACGCCGTGCGGGACGCCTTCCTGGAGTGA
- the xdhC gene encoding xanthine dehydrogenase accessory protein XdhC, translated as MWNWVHQLAEWAREDTPFAVVTVTEVKGSTPAPSGAKLLVRADGTFHGTIGGGHLEQLVLEDARACLARGEARTFRYPLGAKLGQCCGGVVDVFVEPVNHGPQLYLFGAGHVGQALCRILEGTPFRVHLVDERAEWIQSPRVPSDVVRHEEAWDDFASRAAWDAQRTYVAVMTHRHDVDQDIIAFAIQKPARYIGLIGSDTKWARFRQRLEAKGMPARQVGRVQCPMGLPTGGKSPQEVAVSIAAGLLQLHHGLAQEAGAQPAPAPLLSSGE; from the coding sequence ATGTGGAACTGGGTTCACCAACTCGCGGAGTGGGCACGGGAGGACACGCCGTTCGCCGTCGTGACGGTGACGGAGGTCAAGGGCAGCACGCCCGCGCCCTCCGGCGCGAAGCTGCTGGTGCGCGCGGACGGCACCTTCCACGGCACCATTGGCGGCGGCCACCTGGAGCAGCTGGTCCTGGAGGACGCCCGCGCGTGTCTGGCCCGGGGCGAGGCGCGCACCTTCCGCTATCCGCTGGGCGCGAAGCTGGGGCAGTGCTGTGGAGGAGTCGTGGACGTCTTCGTCGAGCCCGTCAACCACGGGCCCCAGCTGTACCTCTTCGGCGCCGGCCACGTGGGACAGGCGCTGTGCCGCATCCTGGAGGGCACGCCCTTTCGCGTGCACCTGGTGGACGAACGCGCCGAGTGGATCCAGTCCCCGCGGGTGCCCTCGGACGTGGTGCGTCACGAGGAGGCGTGGGACGACTTCGCGTCGCGCGCGGCCTGGGACGCGCAGCGCACCTACGTGGCGGTGATGACGCACCGCCACGACGTGGATCAGGACATCATCGCCTTCGCCATCCAGAAGCCGGCGCGCTACATCGGCCTCATCGGCAGTGACACGAAGTGGGCCCGCTTCCGGCAGCGGCTGGAGGCGAAGGGGATGCCCGCCCGGCAGGTGGGCCGCGTCCAGTGCCCCATGGGGCTGCCTACCGGCGGAAAGTCACCGCAGGAGGTGGCCGTGAGCATCGCGGCCGGACTGCTCCAGCTCCATCATGGGCTGGCCCAGGAAGCAGGCGCTCAGCCAGCGCCCGCGCCCCTGCTATCCTCGGGGGAATGA
- the purL gene encoding phosphoribosylformylglycinamidine synthase, with translation MLTLRGAPALSEFRLAKLLARCRERVPTVATLYSEFVHFVDASAPLTQDASERLGRLLEYGPHTAKRERTGTLLLVVPRPGTVSPWASKATDIAHHCGLTQVRRMERGIAFFLTGPGGRELDANEAEGVQAVLHDRMTQAVLPRLEDAEVLFRTDSPRPLTRVDVLGGGRAALAKANGELGLALAEDEIDYLVARFTELKRNPTDVELMMFAQANSEHCRHKIFNASWTVDGEPRERSLFQAIKNTYAQSPGGVLSAYKDNAAVIEGFEVERFFPQGEAREWGTVREPAHIMMKVETHNHPTAISPYPGAATGAGGEIRDEGATGRGAKPKAGLTGFSVSHLRLPDFARPWEVAYGKPDRIVSALDIMVDGPLGGAAFNNEFGRPNLTGYFRSFEQHVPTPQGVEVRGYHKPIMLAGGLGNIRADHVKKAPLRAGDKLIVLGGPAMLIGLGGGAASSMAQGASAADLDFASVQRDNAEMERRCQEVIDQCWMLGEANPVRSIHDVGAGGLSNALPELAHDNELGGRLELREVPNDEPGMSPVEIWCNEAQERYVLGVAPEDLPRFAALCERERAPFAVLGEATAEQVLTLTDRELGDTPIALPMDVLFGKAPRMHRDFASRPLKHAPLSLPADLKASAHAVLSHPTVADKSFLITIGDRSVGGHTARDQMVGPWQVPVADCAVTLSSLMSDTGEAMALGERTPVALVDAAASARMAVGEALTNLAAARIGKLSDVKLSANWMAAAGSPGEDANLYAAVHAVGMELCPALGIAIPVGKDSMSMRTQWQEDGQKKSVTAPLSLIITAFAPVLDARVTLTPQPVDVAGDTRLLLLDIAKGRQRLGASVLAQVHQQVGPECPDVDDPAALKGFFAAVQELHSAGALLAYHDRSDGGLWATLAEMAFAGHCGLDVDLASLGGDAVAALFNEELGAVVQVRASDVARVREVLARHGLGAHVHELGRPTVQQVVRVRHGGQELLAEETVALKRTWSRVSYEIQKLRDNPTCAEEEYAAKCDAGDPGLSPRLTFDPKVDVAAPYIARGARPRVAVLREQGVNSQQEMAAAFTRAGFAAVDVHMSDLLSGRVSLKDFHGVMACGGFSYGDVLGAGGGWAKSILFNPRTRDAFSEFFARPDSFGLGACNGCQMFAQLRELIPGADGWPRFVRNASEQFEARLGTVEISPSPSLFYKGMEGSRMLIVVSHGEGRAEFANADAAARFNASGLVTTRWVDNRGQVAAKYPANPNGSPHGIAGITTKDGRFTITMPHPERVHRTVQHSWHPAEWGEDGPWMRMFRNARVTLG, from the coding sequence ATGCTCACGCTGCGCGGGGCTCCGGCCCTCTCCGAATTCAGGCTCGCCAAGCTGCTCGCCCGTTGCCGGGAGCGGGTGCCTACGGTGGCCACCCTCTACTCGGAGTTCGTGCACTTCGTGGACGCGTCCGCGCCGCTGACGCAGGACGCGTCCGAGCGGCTGGGGCGCCTCTTGGAGTACGGCCCCCACACGGCGAAGCGCGAGCGCACGGGCACGCTGCTCCTGGTGGTGCCGCGTCCGGGCACGGTGTCGCCCTGGGCCTCCAAGGCGACGGACATCGCGCACCACTGCGGCCTCACGCAGGTGCGCCGCATGGAGCGCGGCATCGCGTTCTTCCTCACCGGCCCGGGCGGCCGGGAGCTGGACGCGAACGAGGCGGAGGGCGTGCAGGCGGTGCTGCACGACCGGATGACGCAGGCGGTGCTGCCCCGGCTGGAGGACGCGGAGGTGCTGTTCCGCACGGACTCGCCCCGGCCGCTCACGCGCGTGGACGTGCTGGGCGGAGGCCGCGCGGCGCTGGCGAAGGCCAACGGCGAGCTGGGCCTGGCGCTGGCGGAGGACGAAATCGACTACCTGGTGGCGCGCTTCACGGAGCTGAAGCGCAACCCCACCGACGTGGAGTTGATGATGTTCGCGCAGGCGAACAGCGAGCACTGCCGCCATAAAATCTTCAACGCGTCGTGGACGGTGGATGGAGAGCCGCGCGAGCGCTCGCTGTTCCAGGCCATCAAGAACACCTACGCCCAGAGCCCGGGCGGCGTGCTGTCCGCGTACAAGGACAACGCGGCCGTCATCGAAGGCTTCGAGGTGGAGCGCTTCTTCCCGCAGGGCGAGGCGCGCGAGTGGGGCACCGTGCGCGAGCCGGCCCACATCATGATGAAGGTGGAGACGCACAACCACCCCACCGCCATCTCGCCGTACCCGGGCGCGGCCACGGGCGCGGGCGGTGAGATCCGCGACGAGGGCGCCACCGGGCGCGGCGCGAAGCCCAAGGCGGGGCTCACCGGCTTCTCCGTCAGCCACCTGCGCCTGCCGGACTTCGCGCGGCCGTGGGAGGTGGCCTACGGCAAGCCGGACCGCATCGTGTCCGCGCTGGACATCATGGTGGACGGCCCGCTGGGCGGCGCCGCGTTCAACAACGAGTTCGGCCGGCCCAACCTCACCGGCTACTTCCGCAGCTTCGAGCAGCACGTGCCCACGCCCCAGGGCGTGGAGGTGCGCGGCTACCACAAGCCCATCATGCTGGCGGGCGGCCTGGGCAACATCCGCGCGGACCACGTGAAGAAGGCCCCGCTGCGCGCGGGCGACAAGCTCATCGTGCTGGGCGGCCCGGCGATGCTCATCGGCCTGGGCGGCGGCGCGGCGTCCTCCATGGCGCAGGGCGCGAGCGCGGCGGACCTGGATTTCGCCTCCGTGCAGCGGGACAACGCGGAGATGGAGCGCCGCTGCCAGGAGGTCATCGACCAGTGCTGGATGCTGGGAGAGGCGAACCCCGTGCGCTCCATCCACGACGTGGGCGCGGGCGGCCTGTCCAACGCGCTGCCGGAGCTGGCGCACGACAACGAATTGGGCGGCCGGCTGGAGCTGCGCGAGGTGCCCAACGACGAGCCGGGCATGTCCCCGGTGGAGATCTGGTGCAACGAGGCGCAGGAGCGCTACGTGCTAGGCGTGGCGCCGGAGGACCTGCCGCGCTTCGCCGCGCTGTGCGAGCGCGAGCGCGCCCCCTTCGCCGTGCTGGGCGAGGCCACGGCGGAGCAGGTGCTCACGCTCACGGACCGCGAGCTGGGGGACACGCCCATCGCGCTGCCCATGGACGTCCTCTTCGGCAAGGCGCCGCGCATGCACCGCGACTTCGCGTCGCGCCCGCTGAAGCACGCGCCGCTGAGCCTCCCGGCGGACCTGAAGGCCTCGGCGCACGCGGTGCTGTCGCACCCGACGGTGGCGGACAAGTCGTTCCTCATCACCATTGGCGACCGCTCCGTGGGCGGCCACACCGCGCGCGACCAGATGGTGGGCCCGTGGCAGGTACCGGTGGCGGACTGCGCGGTGACGCTGTCGTCGCTGATGTCCGACACGGGCGAGGCCATGGCGCTCGGCGAGCGCACGCCGGTGGCGCTGGTGGACGCGGCGGCCTCCGCGCGCATGGCGGTGGGCGAGGCGCTCACCAACCTGGCGGCGGCGCGCATCGGGAAGCTGTCGGACGTGAAGCTGTCCGCGAACTGGATGGCGGCGGCGGGCAGCCCCGGTGAGGACGCGAACCTCTACGCGGCCGTGCACGCGGTGGGCATGGAGCTGTGCCCCGCGCTGGGCATCGCCATTCCGGTGGGCAAGGACTCCATGTCCATGCGCACGCAGTGGCAGGAGGACGGCCAGAAGAAGTCCGTCACCGCGCCCCTGTCGCTCATCATCACCGCGTTCGCGCCGGTGCTGGACGCGCGCGTCACGCTGACGCCGCAGCCGGTGGACGTGGCGGGTGACACGCGCCTCCTGCTCCTGGACATCGCCAAGGGCCGGCAGCGGCTGGGAGCGTCCGTGCTGGCGCAGGTGCACCAGCAGGTGGGCCCGGAGTGCCCGGACGTGGATGACCCCGCGGCGCTGAAGGGCTTCTTCGCGGCGGTGCAGGAGCTGCACTCCGCGGGCGCGCTGCTCGCCTACCACGACCGCTCCGATGGCGGCCTCTGGGCCACGCTCGCGGAGATGGCCTTCGCGGGCCACTGCGGCCTGGACGTGGACCTGGCCTCGTTGGGTGGCGACGCGGTGGCGGCCCTCTTCAACGAGGAGCTGGGCGCGGTGGTTCAGGTGCGCGCGTCCGACGTGGCCCGCGTGCGGGAGGTACTCGCCCGCCACGGCCTGGGCGCGCACGTCCACGAGCTGGGGCGCCCCACGGTCCAGCAGGTGGTGCGGGTGCGGCACGGCGGCCAGGAGTTGCTCGCGGAGGAGACGGTGGCGCTCAAGCGCACCTGGTCGCGCGTGAGCTACGAAATCCAGAAGCTGCGCGACAATCCCACCTGCGCGGAGGAGGAGTACGCCGCGAAGTGCGACGCGGGCGACCCGGGCCTGTCACCCAGGCTCACGTTCGACCCGAAGGTGGACGTGGCGGCGCCGTACATCGCCAGGGGGGCGCGGCCTCGCGTGGCGGTGCTGCGCGAGCAGGGCGTCAACAGCCAGCAGGAGATGGCGGCGGCGTTCACCCGCGCGGGCTTCGCCGCGGTGGACGTGCACATGAGCGACCTGTTGTCGGGCCGCGTGTCGCTGAAGGACTTCCACGGCGTGATGGCGTGCGGCGGCTTCAGCTACGGCGACGTGCTGGGCGCGGGCGGCGGGTGGGCGAAGTCCATCCTCTTCAACCCGCGCACGCGCGACGCCTTCTCGGAGTTCTTCGCGCGGCCGGACAGCTTCGGCCTGGGCGCGTGCAACGGCTGCCAGATGTTCGCGCAGCTGCGCGAGCTCATCCCCGGCGCGGACGGCTGGCCGCGCTTCGTGCGCAACGCGTCCGAGCAGTTCGAGGCCCGCCTGGGCACCGTGGAGATTTCTCCGTCGCCGTCGCTCTTCTACAAGGGCATGGAGGGCAGCCGGATGCTCATCGTCGTGTCGCACGGCGAGGGGCGGGCGGAGTTCGCCAACGCGGACGCCGCCGCGCGCTTCAACGCCTCCGGGCTGGTGACGACGCGCTGGGTGGACAACCGGGGCCAGGTGGCGGCGAAGTACCCGGCCAACCCCAACGGCTCGCCGCACGGCATCGCGGGCATCACCACGAAGGACGGGCGCTTCACCATCACCATGCCGCACCCGGAGCGCGTGCACCGCACCGTGCAGCACTCCTGGCACCCGGCGGAGTGGGGCGAGGACGGCCCCTGGATGCGCATGTTCCGCAACGCCCGCGTCACCCTGGGCTGA
- a CDS encoding DUF2383 domain-containing protein, with protein MANAAAELETLNSFLRGEISAVETYRLASKHIETEVAKTEVEACLHDHEKRVEALKERIEKLGGKPAEGSGPWGVFAKVVQAGADLLGEKRAIDALEEGEDHGLKDYNRDVDKLHGEARTFVRQQLLPSQKQTHARLSALKKNPTLH; from the coding sequence ATGGCCAATGCCGCCGCCGAACTCGAGACGCTGAACTCCTTCCTGCGCGGTGAGATCTCCGCCGTGGAGACCTACCGGCTCGCCTCGAAGCACATCGAGACCGAGGTCGCGAAGACGGAGGTGGAGGCCTGCCTCCACGACCACGAGAAGCGCGTCGAGGCCCTCAAGGAGCGCATCGAGAAGCTGGGCGGAAAGCCCGCGGAGGGCTCCGGTCCCTGGGGCGTCTTCGCCAAGGTCGTCCAGGCCGGCGCGGACCTGCTGGGGGAGAAGCGCGCCATCGACGCGCTGGAGGAGGGCGAGGACCACGGCCTGAAGGACTACAACCGGGACGTGGACAAGCTGCACGGTGAGGCGCGCACCTTCGTGCGCCAGCAGCTGCTGCCTTCGCAGAAGCAGACGCACGCGCGGCTCAGCGCGCTGAAGAAGAACCCGACCCTGCACTGA